A window from Salarias fasciatus chromosome 11, fSalaFa1.1, whole genome shotgun sequence encodes these proteins:
- the malsu1 gene encoding mitochondrial assembly of ribosomal large subunit protein 1: MSVLFRSRKLLISLMRSDVRLKQQSAFGCVCSQSHSLCSTSGFTEKSASCRVWHPVSVLNYHLLSRRFYSDSIEKTSPTNTARLEEESREVDEENADNNTSVRQSPSVTFSLDVLVSLLRQENAADLCVIRVPEHIKYAEYFIVVSGISTRHLRAMALYTLKVYKFLKKDADPNVKIEGKDTEDWMCIDFGKMVVHFMLPETREIYELEKLWTLRAYDEQLKSIPPEIIPEDFVLDPEMTK; encoded by the exons ATGAGTGTTCTGTTTCGCTCCAGAAAACTGCTAATTTCATTAATGAGAAGCGATGTTAGACTAAAACAGCAGAGTGCCTTTGGGTGTGTCTGCTCTCAGAGTCACAGTCTTTGTTCGACCTCTGGTTTTACAGAGAAGTCCGCCTCGTGTCGAGTCTGGCATCCAGTTTCTGTGTTGAATTATCACCTTCTGTCCAGAAGATTTTATTCAGACAGCATTGAAAAAACAAGTCCGACAAACACTGCCAGGCTTGAAGAGGAGTCACGGGAGGTGGATGAAGAAAACGCGGACAACAACACCTCCGTGAGGCAGA GCCCTTCAGTGACATTCAGCCTCGAtgtcctggtgtctctgctgcGTCAGGAAAATGCAGCAGACCTGTGTGTGATCAGAGTACCTGAACACATCAAGTATGCCGAATACTTTATCGTCGTCAGTGGCATATCGACTAGACATCTCCGCGCAATGGCGCTTTATACGCTCAAAGTG TACAAGTTTCTGAAGAAGGATGCTGATCCCAATGTAAAGATTGAAGGGAAAGATACAGAGGACTGGATGTGCATCGACTTTG GTAAAATGGTCGTTCACTTCATGCTACCAGAGACCAGAGAAATATATGAGCTGGAGAAGCTCTGGACTCTGCGTGCCTATGATGAGCAGCTGAAGAGCATCCCTCCTGAGATTATACCAGAAGATTTTGTGTTGGATCCTGAAATGACAAAGTGA
- the smpd5 gene encoding sphingomyelin phosphodiesterase 5 isoform X2, translating into MALQASPFPNGCVAGAHAVGWALILPCFWFLDRLIAVCKSTTLERTQRQEQECYLHPLKVFFGSIAFFVLFLLTTPLAFLGFLLWAPLQACRRPFYYHRERPASLEMETHRGFELTGKASFGFASANLCLLPDSLARFNNLGDSQRRAALIGERIVQGVCRPHIRIFIDSPSSCGTLSPSNSMLPTSSSTYGATDRQAPTPQGHESHRSAPRALLSQGLREQDDVPWEVSSLFPANVDILCLEEVFDKRAAQKLTNVLKPVFGHILYDVGLYACQPPCGCNSFKFFNSGLFVASRFPVLEAEYHCFPNSRGEDALAAKGLLCTKLLIGHNQKQKKVVGFFNCTHLHAPEGEGKIRCDQLNMVTKWIGDFQAVHKRQEEEVAFDVLCGDFNFDNCSPDDTLEQNHSLFTEYRDPCRAGPRKEKPWVIGTLLKQPTLYDESVNTPEGLQRALEREDLRRQYICPPVPAAGLPLVYPENGQPWIGRRIDYLLYRESSVSTRTEIEEVTFITHLAGLTDHIPVGLRLNITMDSGSNE; encoded by the exons ATGGCCCTGCAGGCCTCTCCCTTTCCTAATGGGTGTGTTGCAGGCGCCCATGCTGTGGGATGGGCCCTCATCCTGCCGTGTTTCTGGTTTCTTGACCGCCTCATTGCAGTGTGCAAGTCCACCACCTTGGAGAGAACACAGCGGCAGGAGCAGGAATGCTACCTCCACCCTCTCAAGGTCTTCTTTGGCTCCATCGCGTTCTTCGTTCTTTTCCTATTAACAACCCCCCTGGCTTTTCTGGGCTTTCTGCTGTGGGCACCCCTTCAGGCCTGCCGCAGGCCGTTCTACTACCACCGGGAGAGACCCGCCTCCCTGGAGATGGAGACGCACCGGGGCTTCGAGCTGACTGGGAAGGCGTCGTTTGGCTTTGCGTCGGCTAACCTCTGTCTGCTCCCGGATAGCTTGGCGCGCTTTAACAACCTGGGGGACAGTCAGCGCCGGGCAGCTCTCATCGGCGAGCGCATTGTGCAGGGCGTGTGTCGACCCCACATCCGCATCTTTATAGACTCCCccagcagctgcggcactctcAGCCCCTCCAACAGCATGCTCCCTACAAGCTCATCCACATATGGGGCTACGGACCGACAGGCTCCCACCCCA CAGGGCCACGAGAGTCACCGGAGTGCCCCCCGAGCTTTGCTGTCCCAAGGTCTGCGTGAGCAGGACGACGTGCCCTGGGAGGTGTCGTCACTGTTTCCAGCTAATGTGGACATACTGTGCCTGGAGGAGGTGTTTGATAAGAGGGCTGCGCAGAAGCTCACCAATGTACTGAAGCCCGTGTTTGGACACATACTGTACGACGTCGGCCTGTACGCCTGCCAGCCGCCATGCGGATGCAACTCTTTCAAGTTCTTCAACAGCGGCCTGTTTGTGGCCAGCCGATTCCCCGTGCTCGAGGCCGAGTACCACTGTTTTCCGAACAGCCGAGGGGAGGACGCTCTGGCGGCCAAGGGCCTACTTTGTACCAAG CTGCTAATCGGACacaatcagaaacagaaaaaagttgTGGGCTTTTTTAACTGCACACATCTTCATGCACCAGAAG GTGAGGGGAAAATTCGCTGTGACCAGTTGAACATGGTAACCAAGTGGATCGGGGATTTCCAAGCGGTTCACAaacggcaggaggaggaggtggcttTTGATGTGCTGTGTGGCGATTTTAACTTTGACAACTGCTCACCTG ATGACACTCTGGAACAGAACCACAGCCTTTTCACTGAATACAGAGACCCTTGTCGAGCAGGACCTCGAAAAGAGAAGCCCTGGGTTATTG GCACTCTCTTGAAGCAGCCCACCCTGTACGACGAGAGCGTCAACACTCCAGAAGGTTTACAACG agctCTGGAGAGAGAGGATCTGAGGAGGCAGTACATCTGCCCTCCTGTCCCTGCAGCAGGCTTGCCGCTGGTTTACCCCGAGAACGGCCAGCCTTGGATTGGACGTCGGATCGACTACCTCCTCTACAGAGAAAGCTCCGTTTCAACACGAACA GAAATCGAAGAGGTGACCTTCATTACACATCTGGCAGGCCTGACGGACCACATCCCTGTGGGCTTGAGACTTAATATCACTATGGACTCTGGTAGTAATGAATAA
- the smpd5 gene encoding sphingomyelin phosphodiesterase 5 isoform X3, which yields MALQASPFPNGCVAGAHAVGWALILPCFWFLDRLIAVCKSTTLERTQRQEQECYLHPLKVFFGSIAFFVLFLLTTPLAFLGFLLWAPLQACRRPFYYHRERPASLEMETHRGFELTGKASFGFASANLCLLPDSLARFNNLGDSQRRAALIGERIVQGVCRPHIRIFIDSPSSCGTLSPSNSMLPTSSSTYGATDRQAPTPGHESHRSAPRALLSQGLREQDDVPWEVSSLFPANVDILCLEEVFDKRAAQKLTNVLKPVFGHILYDVGLYACQPPCGCNSFKFFNSGLFVASRFPVLEAEYHCFPNSRGEDALAAKGLLCTKLLIGHNQKQKKVVGFFNCTHLHAPEGEGKIRCDQLNMVTKWIGDFQAVHKRQEEEVAFDVLCGDFNFDNCSPDDTLEQNHSLFTEYRDPCRAGPRKEKPWVIGTLLKQPTLYDESVNTPEGLQRALEREDLRRQYICPPVPAAGLPLVYPENGQPWIGRRIDYLLYRESSVSTRTEIEEVTFITHLAGLTDHIPVGLRLNITMDSGSNE from the exons ATGGCCCTGCAGGCCTCTCCCTTTCCTAATGGGTGTGTTGCAGGCGCCCATGCTGTGGGATGGGCCCTCATCCTGCCGTGTTTCTGGTTTCTTGACCGCCTCATTGCAGTGTGCAAGTCCACCACCTTGGAGAGAACACAGCGGCAGGAGCAGGAATGCTACCTCCACCCTCTCAAGGTCTTCTTTGGCTCCATCGCGTTCTTCGTTCTTTTCCTATTAACAACCCCCCTGGCTTTTCTGGGCTTTCTGCTGTGGGCACCCCTTCAGGCCTGCCGCAGGCCGTTCTACTACCACCGGGAGAGACCCGCCTCCCTGGAGATGGAGACGCACCGGGGCTTCGAGCTGACTGGGAAGGCGTCGTTTGGCTTTGCGTCGGCTAACCTCTGTCTGCTCCCGGATAGCTTGGCGCGCTTTAACAACCTGGGGGACAGTCAGCGCCGGGCAGCTCTCATCGGCGAGCGCATTGTGCAGGGCGTGTGTCGACCCCACATCCGCATCTTTATAGACTCCCccagcagctgcggcactctcAGCCCCTCCAACAGCATGCTCCCTACAAGCTCATCCACATATGGGGCTACGGACCGACAGGCTCCCACCCCA GGCCACGAGAGTCACCGGAGTGCCCCCCGAGCTTTGCTGTCCCAAGGTCTGCGTGAGCAGGACGACGTGCCCTGGGAGGTGTCGTCACTGTTTCCAGCTAATGTGGACATACTGTGCCTGGAGGAGGTGTTTGATAAGAGGGCTGCGCAGAAGCTCACCAATGTACTGAAGCCCGTGTTTGGACACATACTGTACGACGTCGGCCTGTACGCCTGCCAGCCGCCATGCGGATGCAACTCTTTCAAGTTCTTCAACAGCGGCCTGTTTGTGGCCAGCCGATTCCCCGTGCTCGAGGCCGAGTACCACTGTTTTCCGAACAGCCGAGGGGAGGACGCTCTGGCGGCCAAGGGCCTACTTTGTACCAAG CTGCTAATCGGACacaatcagaaacagaaaaaagttgTGGGCTTTTTTAACTGCACACATCTTCATGCACCAGAAG GTGAGGGGAAAATTCGCTGTGACCAGTTGAACATGGTAACCAAGTGGATCGGGGATTTCCAAGCGGTTCACAaacggcaggaggaggaggtggcttTTGATGTGCTGTGTGGCGATTTTAACTTTGACAACTGCTCACCTG ATGACACTCTGGAACAGAACCACAGCCTTTTCACTGAATACAGAGACCCTTGTCGAGCAGGACCTCGAAAAGAGAAGCCCTGGGTTATTG GCACTCTCTTGAAGCAGCCCACCCTGTACGACGAGAGCGTCAACACTCCAGAAGGTTTACAACG agctCTGGAGAGAGAGGATCTGAGGAGGCAGTACATCTGCCCTCCTGTCCCTGCAGCAGGCTTGCCGCTGGTTTACCCCGAGAACGGCCAGCCTTGGATTGGACGTCGGATCGACTACCTCCTCTACAGAGAAAGCTCCGTTTCAACACGAACA GAAATCGAAGAGGTGACCTTCATTACACATCTGGCAGGCCTGACGGACCACATCCCTGTGGGCTTGAGACTTAATATCACTATGGACTCTGGTAGTAATGAATAA
- the smpd5 gene encoding sphingomyelin phosphodiesterase 5 isoform X1, with translation MALQASPFPNGCVAGAHAVGWALILPCFWFLDRLIAVCKSTTLERTQRQEQECYLHPLKVFFGSIAFFVLFLLTTPLAFLGFLLWAPLQACRRPFYYHRERPASLEMETHRGFELTGKASFGFASANLCLLPDSLARFNNLGDSQRRAALIGERIVQGVCRPHIRIFIDSPSSCGTLSPSNSMLPTSSSTYGATDRQAPTPVSHHPDPVEQHVDVSDSSSRVVCPPPDDTEHLLNDPSTPLLNSNQNSNQQGHESHRSAPRALLSQGLREQDDVPWEVSSLFPANVDILCLEEVFDKRAAQKLTNVLKPVFGHILYDVGLYACQPPCGCNSFKFFNSGLFVASRFPVLEAEYHCFPNSRGEDALAAKGLLCTKLLIGHNQKQKKVVGFFNCTHLHAPEGEGKIRCDQLNMVTKWIGDFQAVHKRQEEEVAFDVLCGDFNFDNCSPDDTLEQNHSLFTEYRDPCRAGPRKEKPWVIGTLLKQPTLYDESVNTPEGLQRALEREDLRRQYICPPVPAAGLPLVYPENGQPWIGRRIDYLLYRESSVSTRTEIEEVTFITHLAGLTDHIPVGLRLNITMDSGSNE, from the exons ATGGCCCTGCAGGCCTCTCCCTTTCCTAATGGGTGTGTTGCAGGCGCCCATGCTGTGGGATGGGCCCTCATCCTGCCGTGTTTCTGGTTTCTTGACCGCCTCATTGCAGTGTGCAAGTCCACCACCTTGGAGAGAACACAGCGGCAGGAGCAGGAATGCTACCTCCACCCTCTCAAGGTCTTCTTTGGCTCCATCGCGTTCTTCGTTCTTTTCCTATTAACAACCCCCCTGGCTTTTCTGGGCTTTCTGCTGTGGGCACCCCTTCAGGCCTGCCGCAGGCCGTTCTACTACCACCGGGAGAGACCCGCCTCCCTGGAGATGGAGACGCACCGGGGCTTCGAGCTGACTGGGAAGGCGTCGTTTGGCTTTGCGTCGGCTAACCTCTGTCTGCTCCCGGATAGCTTGGCGCGCTTTAACAACCTGGGGGACAGTCAGCGCCGGGCAGCTCTCATCGGCGAGCGCATTGTGCAGGGCGTGTGTCGACCCCACATCCGCATCTTTATAGACTCCCccagcagctgcggcactctcAGCCCCTCCAACAGCATGCTCCCTACAAGCTCATCCACATATGGGGCTACGGACCGACAGGCTCCCACCCCAGTAAGTCACCATCCTGACCCTGTTGAGCAACACGTTGACGTCTCAGACTCCAGTAGTCGTGTGGTGTGCCCCCCCCCAGATGATACAGAGCACCTCCTCAATGATCCATCCACCCCGCTCTTAAATTCTAATCAGAACTCTAACCAGCAGGGCCACGAGAGTCACCGGAGTGCCCCCCGAGCTTTGCTGTCCCAAGGTCTGCGTGAGCAGGACGACGTGCCCTGGGAGGTGTCGTCACTGTTTCCAGCTAATGTGGACATACTGTGCCTGGAGGAGGTGTTTGATAAGAGGGCTGCGCAGAAGCTCACCAATGTACTGAAGCCCGTGTTTGGACACATACTGTACGACGTCGGCCTGTACGCCTGCCAGCCGCCATGCGGATGCAACTCTTTCAAGTTCTTCAACAGCGGCCTGTTTGTGGCCAGCCGATTCCCCGTGCTCGAGGCCGAGTACCACTGTTTTCCGAACAGCCGAGGGGAGGACGCTCTGGCGGCCAAGGGCCTACTTTGTACCAAG CTGCTAATCGGACacaatcagaaacagaaaaaagttgTGGGCTTTTTTAACTGCACACATCTTCATGCACCAGAAG GTGAGGGGAAAATTCGCTGTGACCAGTTGAACATGGTAACCAAGTGGATCGGGGATTTCCAAGCGGTTCACAaacggcaggaggaggaggtggcttTTGATGTGCTGTGTGGCGATTTTAACTTTGACAACTGCTCACCTG ATGACACTCTGGAACAGAACCACAGCCTTTTCACTGAATACAGAGACCCTTGTCGAGCAGGACCTCGAAAAGAGAAGCCCTGGGTTATTG GCACTCTCTTGAAGCAGCCCACCCTGTACGACGAGAGCGTCAACACTCCAGAAGGTTTACAACG agctCTGGAGAGAGAGGATCTGAGGAGGCAGTACATCTGCCCTCCTGTCCCTGCAGCAGGCTTGCCGCTGGTTTACCCCGAGAACGGCCAGCCTTGGATTGGACGTCGGATCGACTACCTCCTCTACAGAGAAAGCTCCGTTTCAACACGAACA GAAATCGAAGAGGTGACCTTCATTACACATCTGGCAGGCCTGACGGACCACATCCCTGTGGGCTTGAGACTTAATATCACTATGGACTCTGGTAGTAATGAATAA